DNA from Musa acuminata AAA Group cultivar baxijiao unplaced genomic scaffold, Cavendish_Baxijiao_AAA HiC_scaffold_674, whole genome shotgun sequence:
gattaagattctttcattagtcatcatatcttggagcgggtgtaaaagatcaactgtatggagttttcattactgtcttgtatttattaccatgccgtagatcaatcaaaaatcagtggacggttaggaacaccaaagtgcacaaaggattagtaatagagataatgtaaggtatcaaaaaaagagatatttctacaatttataaaacgaataaaaatagggactttaagttggtAGAAATGATCAAGCAGTACTTCCCTACGATTCCGATCTAGAGTATGCTCCTATTCACTGATTAAAGAAATGACTATCCAGAACGAATTAAtcccttattctttttttttcaaagtaccctcttctgagatagaagaacaggaacaaaagaaatggaatgtaataatcgaattaataaaaaaaagatatttatttattcttttttcccaTCCATATGGGTGGAATTCCTATCACAATTAATGGACTAATTCCTAATTCTTTAAATTCTTTAGATTTATTGATATAACGAGTATTTTATTGAAGGGCTGAGTTATTACCgaacaaagaaaaatacatttttattatcataaggGATGAGATTAATTCCGAAGCACTTTTTCTTATTCTAGCAAACGGAATTCCATTGGTTTAATTTCGGACTCTCTGATATATCTTTATTCTAGTTATCCCAAAAGAAAAGGGGTGATAATATCGAACTAGTCCTTACATTTATTTGTGGCCATAGAGGAGCCGTATGAAGCTGAGGTCTCATGTACGGTTTTGGAATAGCGATGGAAACAGTAATGTTATTATCGACTATAATTATCTAACAGTTCAAGTACAGTTGATATAGTTGAAGCACAGTCCAAATATGGCTTTTGGGGGTGGAATCTATGGCGTCAGCCCATAGGATTTATagttttcataatttcttctctaGCTGAATGTGAGAGATTGCCCTTTGATTTACCAGAAGCAGAGGAGGAATTAGTAGCAGGTTATCAAACCGAATATTCTGGTATCAGATTTGGTTTATTTTATCTTGCTTCTTACCTAAATCTATTAGCTTCTTCGTTATTCGTAACGGTTCTTTACTTAGGTGGGTGGAATTTATCTATTCCGTACATATCCATTCCTGAGCTTTTCGGAATAAAAAAAATAGCTGGAGTCTTTGGAATGACAATTGGTATCTTTATTACATTAGTTAAAGcttatttgtttctgttcatttctatcacaacaagatggactttacctaggatgagaatggaccagctattaaatcttggatggaaatttcttttacctatttctttgggtaatctattattgacaacttcttcccaacttgtttcactataaaataacagaatacgataacgatattctagattcataacctctttcaaacaagagaaagaaacatcaatttatttatggatatctacaatatgtttcccatggtaactgggttcatgaattatggtcaacaaacaatacgagctgcaaggtatattggtcaaagtttcataattaccttatcccacacaaaccgtttacctgtaactattcaatatccttatgagaaatcaattacgtcagaacgttttcgtggtcgaattcactttgaatttgataaatgtattgcttgcgaagtatgtgttcgtgtatgcccaatagatctacctgttgttgattggagattggaaagagatatgaaaaagaaacaattgcTTAATTATAGTATTGATTTCGGGGTCTGTATATTTTGTGGTAACTGTGTCGAGTATTGTCCAACAAACTGTTTATCAATGACTGAAGAATATGAGCTTTCTACTTATGATCGTCACGAattgaattataatcaaattgctttgagtcggttaccaatgtcagtaattgaagattacacaattcaaacagttatgaattcgactcaaatcaaaatagataaagataaaccctttgattcaagaacgattaccgattactaagattttgttttgatataaaagatcaaaacttttttattttggttggtcagtaactacaaataataattagtaactatagatttaattagtaactatagattggtgagaatcactctttgatttaaacttataatatttttatcacgggaatttcgaaatatacaatttcaactactttttttattctttttcttttggataaaaagtaagtaggattggcccaataaaataattatatctatatataaaattaatattaaattaatccatattaagatttaattcaattaggaacatatcatatacaataaaaatggggtaacccttttcctttcctggaccatttagtaaggtcatgatttgacttatatatttttttttttacatattatacataatggatttacctggaccaatacatgatattcttgtagcatttctggggtcagttcttatattagggggtctgggggtagtattacttaccaatcctatttattctgctttttcattgggattggttcttgtttgtatatccttattctacattccatcgaactctttttttgtagctgccgcacagctacttatttatgtgggagccgtaaatgtcttaatcatatttgcggtaatgttcatgaatggttcagaatattccaatgattcgtatttttggaccattggagatggagtcacttcactggtttgtacaagtattcttttttcactaattactactATACCAGATACGTCATGGTACGGAATTATTTGGactacaagatcaaaccagattatagaacaggacctaataagtaacgttcaacaaattgggattcatttatcgacagatttttatcttccctttgaactaatttctataattcttttagtttccttgataggtgcaattactatggctcgccaataataaatacttagaattttaaaagaattaaaaagtttttagaattttagaagttctaaataaataaaaaatcgaatcgcttcaattgttcatattgaaatgaatcgagattgataaggagttagtcaatgatgttcgagcatgtactttttttgagtgtttatttattttctatcggtctctatggattgatcacaagtcgaaacatggttagagcacttatgtgtcttgagcttatactaaattcggttaatattaatcttgtaacattttctgatatatttgatagtcgccaattaaaaggaaacattttctcaatctttattatagctgttgcagctgctgaagcagctattggtctagctattgtttcgtcgattcatcgaaacagaaaatcaactcgtatcaatcaatcgaatttgttgaataattagtgataattatcatgatcatatattgaataatcagttataatgatcatataaatcaagacaccacacaacatgataaagcataagaaaatataaatgaaattggaatatttttctatttctattctttcactttcatattccattaatgaaaaataattatattcttaatttaattggtattataatttttttatttcgttttttatttgtttattttatttaattttaatgtatttaaattttaatgtttttaatgtatttttaatgtattatataataatataaatgtattatataataatatactgcataatattataaatattataataaaataataaaaataatattattaaataataatatgttaatcatattacgaaaataaattaaattactaatttagttttatttttatatattcatatttcatattgaaaatatgaatattgaaatattgatttgaatgattgatcaatttgttttgtcggccaatttttatttacacatgtgactcgtatgatcatgatttttgaaacggaaatcaaagtctcttggctttttctcatgaacagatttagaaatatattgattcttaaaattttaataaaccacTGCTTCGTCTGGTGTCTataatataaatactaattttctaccagattgaaaatttttgatgttaaaatctggaatttatagatccaatgtcacattcagtaaaaatttatgatacatgtatAGGGTGTACTCAATGTGTACGAGCCTGCCCCACAGACGTATTGGAAATGATACCTTGGGACGGATGTAAAGCTAAGCAAATTGCTTCCGCACCAAGAACCGAGGACTGTGTGGGTTGTAAGAGATGTGAATCCGCCTGCCCCACGGATTTTTTGAGTGTCcgtgtttatttatcatatgaaacaactcgcaGCATGGGTCTAGGTTATTGATACGTTACAAAAAAATCCACTTGAATCAATTGATTCCTCTTTACCGACAAAAGCCCGTActcgagaaaatatattattctattccgagcacgggtttttctggtcaaacgtatcttgtctttatcacgagttattttccttggttaacaatacttgttgttttgccgatatccgtcggttcttccattttctttcttcctcataaaggaaataagatgtttaggtGGTATGCTATATGTATATGCTCGTTGGAACTCCTTCTAACAACCTATGTTTTCTGTTATCATTTCCAATTGGACGATCCATTAACCCAATTGGAGGAAGATTTAAAATGGATAGATGTTTTTGATTTTCACTGGAGACTGGGAATCGATGGGCTTTCCATAGGACCTATTTTACTGACAGGATTTATCACCACTTTAGCTACCTTAGCGGCTTGGCCAGTTACTCGAAATTCGCGATTGTTCTATTTTCTCATGTTAGCAATGTACAGCGGTCAAATAGGATTATTTTCTTCTAGAGACCTTTTACTTTTTTTCATGCTGTGGGAGTTAGAATTAATTCCTGTTTATTTACTTTTATCCATGTGGGGGGGAAAGAAACGTCTCTACTCGGCCACAAAGTTTATTTTGTACACTGCGGGGGGCTCCATTTTTCTCTTAATAGGAGTTCTAGGTATGGGTTTATATGGCCCTAATGAACCCACAttagatttttcaaaattaactaatcaatcatatcctgtggcattggaaataatattatattttggatTCCTTATTGCTTATGCTGTCAAATCGCCGATTATACCCCTACATACGTGGTTACCAGATACCCATGGAGAAGCACATTACAGTACATGTATGCTTCTAGCTGGAATCTTATTAAAAATGGgcgcatatggacttattcggatcaaTATGGAATTATTACCCCACGCTCATTCTATATTTTCTCCCTGGTTGGTAATAGTGGGAACGATTCAAATAATCTATGCAGCTTCAACCTCTCTCGGTCAAcggaatttaaaaaaaagaatagcctattcctctgtatctcacatgggtttcacaattataggaattggttctataaccggaatgggactcaacggtgccattttacaaatactctctcatggatttattggtGCTGCGCTTTTTTTCTTGGCAGGAACGAGTTGTGATAGAATACGTCTTGTTTATCTCGACGAAATGGGGGGGGTATCGATCCCAATGCCAAAACTATTTACCATGTTCAGTAGTTTTTCGATGGCTTCTCTTGCATTGCCAGGAATGAGTGGTTTTGTTGCGGAATTATTAGTATTTTTTGGAATAATTACTAGTCCAAAATACCTTTTAATGCCAAAAATGCTAATTACTTTTGTAATGGCAATTGGAATGATATTAActcctatttatttattatctatgttacgtcagatgttctatggatacaagctaTTCAATGTTCCAAACTCTAATTTTGCGGATTCTGGACCACGAGAACTATTTGTTTCAATCTGTATCTTTCTACCCGTAATAGGTATTGGTATTTATCCGGATTTCGTTCTCTCGCTATCAGTTGACAGGGTGCAAGCTATCCTATCTAATTACTTTCATCGATAGTCTTTCATTAATAATacggaaatataatttttgtctttgattttaagatttttaaaatcgttcgctgtacaatgcaaaagaataaagtgaattagaattgtaatgagatgcattttgagtttttgagaaccgttttgaataaggaatgattcaaacggttctcaaaaactcgcacaaacaagaagcttttatatatatatatgggatgatgttcttatgtattctttatgtagtttattcaattatttatctgtgtagtttattcaagtagatgttaatgtgaatgaaccataactatgtagacctattcctaatagattgattccaaaataacatacccaaattataagaaatcctatagaagccacaagtgccgaattcatactttgcaaactttgatttgttctacttctaatatgtattctagttctagtatgtaaataaatcgcgaatatggtccaagtaataaaagcccaagtttctttggggtcccAATTCCAATAAGATCCCCATGCCTCATTAGCCCATACTGCTCCACAAAGAATGCCTATGGTTAAAAAGGTAAATCCTAAACTAATGACACGATAACTCCAATAATCCAAACGTTGagtcaattgatatttataataatttcgaaatgaaagaaaagaagtgtttttaaaaacacttcttttttcattcaaatattgaATCTCACCAAAGAAAAATGGTTTAATTAAGAAATTATTACCTTTACAAAAAATATCGATGTTTTTTCGAAATGTAATGACTAGAAGAGCGACTGATAATAGTGATCCGCATAAAAGAGCTGCATAGCTTAATAACATCATACTTACGTGCATCATTAACCACTGAGATTGTAGAGCAGGTACTAATATTGCGGATTGATGCATTTCAGTTAAAAAACCCGACGTGGCAAAGCCTTGTGTAAAAATGGTACTTGGTGCGGTTATTGTgcttaaatcatttttatggttccccATCTTGGAAATCATATGAATAATGGAGAAACTGCACGAAAGGAAGATTAATGACTCGTATAAATTACTTAACGGAAAATGTCCTGAAGAAATCCAACGAGAAACTAATAATCCTGTTATAGAGAAAAAAGTGGCTATCATCCCTTTTTCCAATGAATCACGCAATCCTACGATTTCGCGGACTAATAAGATCATTAAATGAATCGTAATCACAATTGAaattatcgaaaaagagatatgagttaatatatgttctaaagttgtaaatatcATAAAAAGGGGTCCCATTAGAGAATTTAAATCGAGAATTGAATACATTATAGGATCCATTGTGTCTCTTTTAGAGGATTTATTTTCTAGGATTTCAAGGATGCCGCCACTCGGACTCGAACCGAGATGCTCTAGCACTGCTTCCTAAGAGCAGCGTGTCTACCAATTTCACCATGGCGGCTTACTTGAAATAATAATAGTCAATTCATGTTGAATCGTCGAGAATCAAGGATTCAATATAGTTTAGTAAACATTAGAatcgataaatcaaaattcatttaaattcctatttgaatctctattcaaaaaaagaatctttagttgggatcattgtaagtttagttttaataataaagtaagtttagttttagtaagtttagttttaataataaactttcgcgtactagaaactaagttcttccaaaacagttagaactcaatagttttgttgtctgtcgaggtatagaactaagaattgttcattttctattttttgattcgttttttatttatccgatttgatttcatagattcaaacaaaatgaaaaaaaaaatattttttttttcaatgaagaagattaaataaccaggatttcatatgtataacaatttcatcactaaatcaaaagaatttgaaattttctaacgatttcgacaccttagtatcattccttagtatcattagagtattaatactcttcatattatatataatggtctcttcattatatatataatgcataatggtaagatttaccaaactaattaggtttttgttaggcatataagaaacaaaagaattttcatttctatcgtaatcatactctacttttcacaatagaaaaatatttttctattgtgaaaaaagtagatagaaaaaatattcagaattcgatatacatacctttattctacataccacatctacatactacaacagctagttctaactcatattgatattgaggagttcaatacattaattaatgtgaatcgttcatcttaaaaaattcgaagttcttcgggtatgtcaattccgattattccaagactttattatttgtttgttgCACAAAAAAACTTTTTGAACGTCCGGTGGAAACCGATTTCGCTAAGGAAAAAGCCTTTACTGCAgctaaaaatcctttttttttccaaatattttTACGAATACGTTTTTTTGACATAGAAGTACGCTTTTTGGGAACTGCCATTCAAAAAGGGTTACCAGTTTTTATCGTTGTATGTGAAAGACATGTATTGTTTTGTTCAAAATAGATTGTTCCTTTTAGTCATTATCTATACTTATTCCCTGGTAgaatagttttaaaaaaagcattttcgaatatgtttaaaacctattaaaaaatatatttaaaacctattaaaaaatatatttaaaacctgtttgaaaatatattttaaacctattaaaacatataattttattaaaacataattagaatcaagtactccttttggtataactcttttttcttattatactatataatatggctataaattaccagaatagaatattctactaagactagactagaatagtagaattattaaagatttcattttgttttcttatggaacatacatatcaatatgcatggataataccttttcttccacttccagttactgtgtcaataggatttggacttctactgattccgacagcaacaaaaaatattcgtcgtatatgggcttttcctagtgttttactgttaagtatagttatggggttttcagccaatttatctattcaacaaatacatggaagttctatctatcaatatctatggtcttggaccatcaataatgatttttccttagagttcggatatttgatcgacccacttagttctattatgtcaatactaattactactgttggaatcttggttcttatttatagtgacaattatatgtctcatgatcaaggatatctgagattttttgcttatatgagttttttcaatgcttccatgttgggattagttaccagttccaatttgatacaaatttatattttttgggaactggtggggatgtgttcctatttattaataggattttggttcacacgaccgactgcagcaagtgcttgtcaaaaagcttttgtaactaaccgtgtaggggattttggtttattattaggaattttaggtttttattggataacaggtagtttcgaatttcgggatttgttcgaaataactaataacttgatccataataatggtgtcagttctttatttgctactttgtgtgcctctttattattcattggtgcagttgctaaatccgcacaattcccccttcacgtatggttacccgatgccatggaaggacccactcccatctcggctcttatacacgctgctactatggtagcagcaggaatttttcttgtagctcgacttcttcctattttcatagctataccttacataatgaatttcatatctttaataggtgtaataacagtactactaggagctactttggctcttgctcaaagagatataaaaagaagtttagcctattctacaatgtctcaattgggttatattatgttagctctaggtataggttcttatcgagctgctttattccatttgattacccatgcctattctaaagctttattgtttttgggatccggatccattattcattcaatggaacctattgttggatattcgccagaaaaaagtcagaatatggctcttatgggtggtttaagaagatatgttccaattacaagaactacttttttattgggtacactttctatttgcggtattccacctcttgcttgtttttggtccaaagatgaaattcttaatgatagttggttgtattcaccaattttcgcaataatagcttgtttcacagcaggattgactgcattttatatgtttcgggtgtatttacttacctttgatggacatttgcgcgttcattttcaagattacagtagcacaaaaaatagttcgtcctattcaatatctctatggggaaaggaggtagccaaagcagtcaatagaaatttacctttatcaacaatgaataatagggtcttctttttttcaaaggatatgtataaaattgataataatctaaaaaaatgcatacgatactttaatacttctttcgaaaaaaagtacacttctatgtaccctcgcgaagtggacaatactatgctatttcctctgcttatattggtattatttactttgtttgttggatcaataggaattcattttgatcaaggagtaatagatttggatatattatccaaatggttaactccactcacaaaccttttccatccaaattcgagttattctgtggattggtatgaattttttacaaatgcaattttttcagtaagtatagctatttccggactattcatagcatatatcttatatgggtctgcttattcgtttttccggaatttgaactttatcaatgcatttgtaaaaggtggtcctaaaaggattctcttggaccaaataaaaaatgggatatacaattggtcatataatcgtggttacatagatattttttatactaaggtttttaccatgggtataaggggattaaccgaactaactcagttttttgatagatatataattgatggaattacaaatggggttggcattgcaagtttttttataggggaaggaatcaaatccatgggaggtggacgaatctcttcttatctattcttttatttattttatgcatcaatatctttattcatttttttattttttttataaatttatat
Protein-coding regions in this window:
- the LOC135663047 gene encoding NAD(P)H-quinone oxidoreductase chain 4, chloroplastic, translated to MFRWYAICICSLELLLTTYVFCYHFQLDDPLTQLEEDLKWIDVFDFHWRLGIDGLSIGPILLTGFITTLATLAAWPVTRNSRLFYFLMLAMYSGQIGLFSSRDLLLFFMLWELELIPVYLLLSMWGGKKRLYSATKFILYTAGGSIFLLIGVLGMGLYGPNEPTLDFSKLTNQSYPVALEIILYFGFLIAYAVKSPIIPLHTWLPDTHGEAHYSTCMLLAGILLKMGAYGLIRINMELLPHAHSIFSPWLVIVGTIQIIYAASTSLGQRNLKKRIAYSSVSHMGFTIIGIGSITGMGLNGAILQILSHGFIGAALFFLAGTSCDRIRLVYLDEMGGVSIPMPKLFTMFSSFSMASLALPGMSGFVAELLVFFGIITSPKYLLMPKMLITFVMAIGMILTPIYLLSMLRQMFYGYKLFNVPNSNFADSGPRELFVSICIFLPVIGIGIYPDFVLSLSVDRVQAILSNYFHR